The Sphingomonas alpina genome has a segment encoding these proteins:
- a CDS encoding VIT domain-containing protein yields the protein MSYRTPVSSSPGPLALIIGTIFPALVILIELLTGLCANAFFDPMPTLAHVLLVASVPLINFFLWRAAQREEAPKAALIILGGAAMSIAAGYALVFLPILPIALVAIIFFGFGLLPFAPLGSLIVAIRLTNRLTDWIEHSGRRIAAGVMIGIAALVAVDVPATATYLAVGWWHGDPTSQQRAATTMRLIGDRDILFRLGSGDTGRAPGILSFIASGWQSGGFGAPQDSSTAARELYYRVTGTPFNAVDPSIVRAAARRNGMFDWDADQGGTSVGGRIDDLALTGSRIDGSISSADSLAYLEWTGTVSNRGDQQREARLTLALPEGAVASRATLWINGEPREASIGGRAETRAAYTAVVQRSRDPLLVTTDGAGRLLVQAFPIGPNASMQFRIGLSAPLIIARDGSRSISLPAIVERNFNIAADQPHNVWVEGDSPIATTAALRPSILEGKAGVTGTISDADYARARPQLHITPITSPSLRSGTIPAAGKQPAIIVTQRIERVAATSPGALAIVVDGSVGNKSAADALATTLDTLPRGLPVSLRIAAERPATVPLAPWSSAQRDLVQKALSDNGFAGGQDNIPAVSDAIAETSAANAKLLWIHGPQPVKFDRSSARLDQMLERSTALPRLVRYQATAGAAITEEGQPWFETARFVSPTADPARDLRGLLEDIAQSGTIWRVTRTAEAAGTAPSGSIHIARLWAASEATQALNGKEAPRKAAILLARQANVVTPISGAVVLEADANYKENGLAIPDPEAVPTIPEPHEWALLAIIAAFLAWLWRRHRPFGSTFTQALA from the coding sequence ATGTCCTACCGCACCCCCGTCAGTTCATCACCCGGTCCGCTGGCGTTGATCATCGGCACGATCTTCCCGGCGCTGGTCATACTGATCGAGTTGCTCACCGGCCTGTGCGCCAACGCTTTTTTCGATCCGATGCCGACGCTCGCTCATGTCCTGCTGGTGGCAAGCGTTCCGCTGATCAATTTCTTCCTGTGGCGCGCGGCGCAACGCGAGGAGGCACCGAAGGCGGCGTTGATCATATTGGGCGGCGCGGCGATGAGCATTGCGGCGGGCTATGCGCTGGTCTTCCTGCCGATTCTGCCGATCGCACTGGTGGCGATCATCTTCTTCGGTTTCGGCCTGCTGCCCTTCGCGCCGCTGGGATCGCTGATCGTCGCGATCCGGCTGACCAATCGCCTGACCGACTGGATCGAGCATAGCGGACGGCGCATCGCAGCCGGCGTCATGATCGGGATCGCCGCGCTAGTTGCGGTCGATGTGCCCGCCACTGCAACCTATCTCGCGGTCGGCTGGTGGCACGGCGACCCAACCAGCCAGCAGCGCGCCGCAACGACGATGCGCCTGATTGGCGATCGTGACATCCTGTTCCGGCTCGGCAGCGGCGATACCGGCCGGGCACCGGGCATTTTGAGTTTCATTGCCTCGGGCTGGCAGTCGGGCGGCTTCGGCGCACCGCAGGATTCCTCCACGGCCGCGCGCGAGCTCTATTACCGTGTCACCGGCACCCCATTCAACGCGGTCGATCCATCCATTGTCAGGGCCGCTGCGCGCCGTAACGGGATGTTCGACTGGGATGCAGATCAGGGCGGCACATCGGTCGGCGGACGGATCGACGATCTGGCGCTGACCGGGTCGCGGATCGATGGATCGATCAGCAGTGCGGACAGTCTTGCCTATCTCGAATGGACCGGTACCGTCTCCAACCGCGGCGACCAACAGCGCGAGGCACGGCTGACCCTGGCGCTGCCCGAAGGTGCCGTCGCGTCGCGCGCCACCCTATGGATCAATGGCGAACCGCGTGAAGCGAGCATTGGCGGACGAGCAGAAACACGCGCCGCTTACACTGCGGTCGTTCAGCGCAGCCGCGACCCGCTGCTGGTGACCACCGACGGGGCTGGACGACTGCTCGTCCAGGCCTTCCCGATCGGGCCCAATGCCTCGATGCAATTCCGCATTGGCCTGTCGGCGCCGCTGATCATCGCCCGCGATGGATCGCGCAGCATATCGCTACCGGCGATCGTCGAGCGCAATTTCAACATAGCCGCCGATCAGCCGCACAATGTGTGGGTCGAGGGCGACAGCCCGATCGCCACAACTGCGGCACTCAGGCCTTCGATCCTGGAGGGCAAGGCCGGCGTGACGGGCACGATCTCCGATGCCGATTATGCGCGTGCGCGACCGCAACTGCATATCACACCCATCACCAGCCCAAGCCTGCGCAGTGGCACGATACCCGCCGCTGGCAAGCAGCCCGCCATCATCGTCACACAGCGGATCGAACGCGTGGCAGCAACAAGCCCCGGCGCGCTGGCGATCGTCGTCGACGGATCGGTCGGCAACAAGAGTGCGGCCGACGCGCTCGCCACCACGCTCGATACGCTGCCACGCGGCTTGCCCGTGTCGCTGCGCATCGCGGCGGAGCGGCCGGCAACGGTCCCACTTGCGCCATGGAGCTCGGCACAGCGCGACCTGGTGCAAAAGGCACTGTCCGATAACGGCTTTGCGGGCGGGCAGGACAATATTCCTGCGGTTAGCGACGCGATCGCCGAAACATCCGCCGCGAACGCGAAATTGTTATGGATCCACGGCCCGCAACCGGTGAAATTCGACCGTTCCAGCGCACGACTCGATCAGATGCTTGAGCGTTCGACCGCTTTGCCGCGCCTGGTGCGCTATCAGGCGACTGCGGGTGCCGCCATCACCGAGGAAGGTCAGCCCTGGTTCGAAACCGCGCGCTTTGTTTCACCGACGGCCGATCCGGCGCGCGACCTGCGCGGCTTGCTCGAGGATATCGCGCAAAGCGGCACGATCTGGCGCGTCACACGCACAGCCGAGGCGGCAGGCACGGCTCCATCGGGATCAATCCATATCGCGCGGCTCTGGGCCGCCAGCGAGGCGACCCAAGCACTGAACGGCAAGGAGGCACCGCGCAAGGCCGCGATCCTGCTCGCACGACAGGCCAATGTCGTCACTCCGATCAGCGGCGCGGTCGTGCTGGAAGCCGATGCCAACTATAAGGAAAACGGGCTGGCCATCCCCGATCCGGAGGCCGTCCCGACCATTCCCGAGCCGCATGAATGGGCGCTGCTGGCCATCATCGCGGCATTCCTTGCCTGGCTGTGGCGCCGCCATCGCCCATTCGGCTCGACGTTCACACAGGCGCTTGCTTGA
- a CDS encoding archaeosortase/exosortase family protein, whose translation MHPGLALALAILAFWDAGRLLAGRLGEGLTWLPLAMVAAALIWPMVRKLRDGQASAVSPMLLCAIFAGYGLAALTMPPLIRMSIAVVGLVLILRQAAGNDFPAAPAFGLGLLALPVLPSLEFFLAYPLRLVSAMLTAALLRLGGINVGVDGVALDWNGDRLLFDAACAGVKMLWAALLLVSAIALTARFTPSRYAHAIGLAIVLTIAANALRAASLFYVENGFVPRLNGSFAHEAVGIAAFIMAAGALVAMVAPRARKLA comes from the coding sequence ATGCATCCGGGTCTCGCCCTGGCGCTGGCCATACTGGCCTTTTGGGATGCCGGTCGCCTGCTTGCCGGACGGCTCGGCGAGGGACTGACCTGGCTTCCGCTCGCAATGGTTGCAGCAGCACTCATCTGGCCGATGGTGCGCAAGCTTCGCGATGGTCAGGCCAGTGCCGTCTCGCCGATGCTGTTATGCGCCATCTTCGCTGGCTATGGTCTCGCCGCACTGACCATGCCGCCATTGATCCGGATGAGCATCGCCGTGGTCGGTCTGGTGCTGATCCTGCGCCAGGCGGCGGGCAACGACTTCCCGGCTGCCCCGGCGTTCGGGCTTGGCCTGCTCGCACTCCCGGTGCTGCCGAGCCTCGAATTCTTCCTCGCTTATCCATTGCGGCTCGTCTCGGCGATGCTCACAGCCGCACTGCTGCGGCTCGGCGGGATCAATGTCGGGGTGGACGGTGTCGCGCTCGACTGGAACGGTGACCGGCTGTTGTTCGACGCCGCCTGTGCCGGGGTGAAGATGCTCTGGGCGGCGCTATTGCTGGTCAGCGCGATTGCGTTGACCGCGCGCTTCACGCCTTCACGCTATGCGCACGCCATTGGCCTGGCGATCGTGCTGACCATCGCGGCCAACGCGCTGCGCGCGGCAAGCCTGTTCTATGTCGAGAATGGTTTCGTGCCGCGATTGAACGGGTCGTTCGCGCATGAAGCAGTAGGAATCGCGGCCTTCATCATGGCCGCCGGTGCGCTGGTGGCGATGGTTGCACCGCGAGCGAGGAAATTGGCATGA
- a CDS encoding response regulator transcription factor, producing the protein MSHHILVVDDDPHIRELLSFALTKAGMRITQAADGEAAFAVIAADASTLPIDLIVLDINMPRLNGLDLCRRLRASSLPQADLPILFLSSRDDEIDRIVGIEVGGDDYVVKPFSPREVVARVGAILKRQNGSNGTAGASKQVVHRRLALDPEAWEARWDGTAVATTATEFQLLLLLASLPSRVFSRDAIIDRLHGPGFAVTDRTIDSHVRNLRAKFVQAGCSDLIETRAGIGYRIGACA; encoded by the coding sequence ATGTCCCACCATATCCTTGTCGTCGATGATGACCCCCATATCCGCGAGCTGCTCAGCTTTGCGCTGACCAAGGCGGGCATGCGGATCACGCAGGCAGCGGACGGCGAAGCGGCCTTTGCCGTAATCGCGGCCGATGCATCGACCCTGCCGATCGATCTGATCGTACTCGACATCAACATGCCACGCCTGAACGGGCTCGACCTGTGCCGCCGGTTGCGCGCCTCCAGCCTGCCACAGGCCGACCTGCCGATCCTGTTCCTCTCGTCGCGCGACGATGAGATCGACCGCATCGTCGGGATCGAGGTCGGCGGCGACGATTATGTCGTGAAGCCTTTTTCGCCACGCGAAGTCGTCGCACGGGTCGGGGCAATCCTGAAGCGCCAGAACGGATCGAACGGCACGGCGGGCGCGAGCAAGCAGGTCGTTCATCGCCGCCTCGCGCTCGACCCCGAAGCATGGGAAGCACGCTGGGACGGCACAGCGGTCGCGACCACTGCGACCGAGTTCCAGTTGCTCCTGCTGCTCGCCTCACTGCCCAGCCGGGTGTTTTCGCGCGATGCGATTATCGATCGGCTGCACGGTCCGGGCTTTGCGGTGACGGACCGCACGATCGACAGCCATGTCCGCAACCTGCGCGCGAAATTCGTCCAGGCCGGATGCAGCGACCTGATCGAGACCCGCGCCGGCATCGGCTATCGTATCGGCGCGTGCGCCTGA
- a CDS encoding sensor histidine kinase codes for MRLIRPIKELAKRHWPALPLRTILFGTLLFVAALPGFGAVFLRVYENTIVQQTEAELIAQGAVLAAAYKSAWNDGKQEPQAQPLAPEPPQIDLRTMTVLPPGTTNPADHPADPHAIAVARQMQSIADDSAAVTLAAVRLLDRDGIVVLGRRDLGQSYAGAPEVGRALTGRSGTVLRQRQEFRDGIFWETISRAATIRVHHARPVIAQGQIVGVVMLSRSPRGLLLGIYQDRGKIALGVALIFGTLLVLVALLSRGIARPIATLTRATQAVAQGSSEIPETPPTAAIEIRELFDNFRIMADRIALRSRYLRDFATAVSHEFKTPIAGIRGALELLDDHWATMDAEDRRRFIANASADAERLQRLTDRLLDLARADMAKGDSAAIADITPIARRVAARFGTMQVSVTTDLTSALARIAPEVLETVLDTLVTNSAQAGARTVSIAIDLAGDAIVIVVHDDGPGIPPADAERVFEPFFTGRRESGGTGLGLSIARSLLAATGGTIAILPARKGAVVEIRLMTGG; via the coding sequence GTGCGCCTGATCCGTCCGATCAAGGAGTTGGCCAAGCGCCATTGGCCGGCGCTGCCGCTGCGCACGATATTGTTCGGCACATTGCTGTTCGTCGCCGCCCTGCCCGGCTTTGGCGCGGTGTTCCTGCGCGTCTATGAAAACACCATCGTGCAGCAGACCGAGGCCGAGCTGATCGCACAGGGAGCGGTGCTGGCGGCGGCTTATAAATCCGCCTGGAATGACGGCAAGCAGGAGCCTCAGGCTCAACCTCTTGCGCCTGAACCGCCGCAAATCGACCTGCGCACCATGACTGTATTGCCGCCCGGCACGACCAATCCCGCAGATCATCCTGCCGACCCGCATGCGATTGCCGTGGCCCGACAGATGCAATCGATCGCAGATGATTCCGCGGCCGTGACGCTCGCGGCCGTGCGCCTGCTCGATCGCGACGGCATCGTCGTGCTAGGCCGGCGCGATCTCGGCCAGAGCTATGCCGGCGCACCCGAGGTCGGCCGGGCGCTGACCGGGCGCAGCGGAACGGTGCTGCGCCAGCGCCAGGAGTTTCGCGACGGCATTTTCTGGGAAACGATCAGCCGTGCGGCGACCATCCGTGTTCATCATGCTCGCCCCGTGATCGCGCAAGGGCAGATCGTCGGTGTGGTCATGCTCTCGCGCAGCCCGCGCGGATTGCTGCTCGGCATCTATCAGGATCGCGGCAAGATCGCGCTCGGCGTGGCGCTGATCTTCGGCACGTTGCTGGTGTTGGTGGCGCTGCTCTCGCGCGGCATCGCCCGGCCGATCGCGACTCTGACCCGCGCCACTCAGGCGGTCGCGCAAGGGTCGAGCGAGATTCCCGAAACGCCACCGACCGCCGCGATCGAGATTCGCGAATTGTTCGACAATTTCCGTATCATGGCCGATCGCATTGCGCTGCGCTCGCGCTATCTGCGCGATTTCGCGACTGCCGTGAGTCATGAATTCAAGACTCCGATCGCCGGTATTCGCGGGGCGCTGGAACTGCTCGACGATCATTGGGCAACGATGGATGCGGAGGATCGCCGCCGCTTCATCGCCAATGCCAGTGCCGATGCGGAACGGCTGCAGCGCCTGACCGACCGGCTGCTCGACCTTGCTCGCGCCGATATGGCGAAAGGCGACAGCGCGGCAATCGCGGATATCACCCCGATCGCCCGGCGCGTCGCCGCGCGCTTCGGAACAATGCAGGTGTCCGTCACCACCGACCTGACCAGCGCGCTCGCCCGCATTGCGCCCGAAGTGCTTGAAACCGTCCTCGACACGCTCGTCACCAACAGCGCCCAGGCCGGCGCGCGCACCGTGTCGATCGCGATCGACCTGGCGGGCGACGCTATCGTGATCGTCGTGCATGACGACGGCCCCGGCATCCCACCCGCCGATGCCGAACGCGTGTTCGAACCGTTCTTCACCGGGCGGCGCGAAAGCGGCGGCACCGGCCTTGGCCTGTCAATCGCCCGCTCGCTGCTCGCGGCTACCGGCGGCACGATTGCGATATTGCCAGCCAGAAAGGGTGCGGTGGTGGAGATACGATTGATGACGGGCGGCTAA
- a CDS encoding DUF1579 domain-containing protein yields the protein MRESRITRAIVMMVVLCGPIPAFASDQASAPVAATSAPSGAHDFDFQFGEWRVHHRVKRPATKDWMEFDGTSSVRPVMGGSANVEDNRFDKASGVTRGVALRAFDQETGLWAIWWVDGRAPHGPIDPPVKGRFDKGVGTFYSDGAIDGKAMRVRYTWSRITPRSARWEQAYSFDGEKSWDTNWVMDFERTS from the coding sequence ATGAGAGAGTCTCGCATCACCCGGGCGATCGTCATGATGGTCGTGCTGTGCGGACCAATTCCCGCCTTCGCGTCCGATCAGGCTTCCGCACCGGTGGCGGCAACGTCAGCACCATCGGGCGCGCATGATTTCGATTTCCAGTTTGGCGAATGGCGCGTCCATCATCGCGTCAAGCGCCCCGCCACCAAGGACTGGATGGAATTCGATGGCACGAGCAGCGTGCGTCCGGTGATGGGCGGGTCGGCGAACGTCGAGGACAACCGGTTCGACAAGGCCAGCGGCGTAACTCGTGGCGTCGCGTTACGCGCCTTTGATCAAGAAACCGGCTTATGGGCGATCTGGTGGGTCGATGGCCGCGCGCCGCACGGCCCAATCGACCCGCCGGTCAAGGGGCGCTTCGACAAGGGTGTCGGCACCTTCTATTCCGACGGCGCGATTGACGGCAAGGCGATGCGCGTGCGCTACACTTGGAGCCGTATCACGCCCCGCTCGGCGCGCTGGGAACAGGCCTATTCGTTCGACGGGGAAAAGAGCTGGGACACCAATTGGGTGATGGATTTTGAACGAACCTCATAA
- a CDS encoding GNAT family N-acetyltransferase, with protein sequence MKAILQDSFESVWRPNIFPAAATAYLDEDRGGAYVDQYGKDFRVAELDGVVVGLAHWQDDFIHALHVGSAYRRYGIGGQLMDLAEMEMARAGIGQARLETDTFNEASCAFYGARGYAEAGRYPDEEWDSDLTTILFVKPLR encoded by the coding sequence ATGAAGGCGATCCTGCAGGATAGTTTCGAGTCCGTCTGGCGCCCCAATATCTTCCCTGCCGCCGCGACCGCCTATCTCGATGAGGATCGGGGCGGCGCCTATGTCGATCAGTACGGCAAGGATTTCCGAGTGGCCGAACTGGATGGCGTGGTGGTGGGTCTGGCGCATTGGCAGGACGATTTCATTCATGCCCTGCATGTCGGATCGGCTTATCGTCGTTACGGCATTGGCGGACAGCTCATGGATTTGGCCGAAATGGAGATGGCTCGAGCCGGCATTGGACAGGCCCGGCTGGAGACCGACACGTTCAACGAGGCGAGTTGCGCATTTTATGGCGCTCGCGGTTATGCCGAGGCCGGTCGCTATCCCGATGAGGAATGGGATAGCGACCTGACCACGATCCTGTTCGTCAAACCCCTGCGCTGA
- a CDS encoding MipA/OmpV family protein, with protein MIEYFNPAIRRGNSRQSGLGRFLLIMFSSMAVTAAILASSHANAQSRDQGDDGDWNVTIGAGAIYAPDYEGSNDFQAQPFPFISVAYKDLAYIRGPEIGVNVLRFQLSEDAKLKFGPIARYRRDRPEDRNKDLAGLGDIGTSIEVGGAGRVEVGRSWAQLSVAKDVAGGHDGLVAQLEAGVDFDLADRLTLSASGTTSWADRKYMASFFSVTPTQSVRSGLPVFNADKGMKDAGASLALTYRLTDHWLVTATGGYTRLLSDADRAPIVKLRGSPDQWQGGLFVAYHF; from the coding sequence ATGATCGAGTATTTCAACCCGGCCATCCGGCGCGGGAATTCACGCCAGTCCGGCCTCGGGCGGTTTCTGCTGATCATGTTTTCGAGCATGGCCGTGACTGCGGCGATCCTCGCATCGTCGCACGCCAATGCCCAAAGTCGGGATCAGGGCGATGACGGCGACTGGAACGTGACGATCGGCGCGGGCGCGATCTACGCACCCGATTATGAAGGATCGAACGACTTTCAGGCGCAGCCCTTCCCGTTCATTTCAGTCGCCTATAAGGACCTCGCCTATATTCGCGGGCCCGAAATCGGCGTCAACGTTCTGCGGTTCCAACTGTCCGAGGACGCGAAGCTCAAATTCGGGCCGATCGCGCGCTATCGCCGTGACCGCCCGGAGGACCGCAATAAGGACCTTGCCGGACTGGGCGATATCGGGACCTCGATCGAGGTCGGTGGTGCAGGCCGTGTCGAGGTCGGCCGCAGCTGGGCGCAGCTCTCCGTCGCCAAGGATGTCGCGGGAGGACATGATGGTCTGGTCGCGCAGCTCGAGGCGGGGGTCGATTTCGATCTGGCCGACCGTCTCACCTTGTCGGCCAGCGGCACGACGAGCTGGGCGGACCGGAAATACATGGCCAGCTTTTTCAGCGTGACCCCAACCCAGTCCGTGCGAAGCGGCTTGCCGGTGTTCAATGCCGACAAGGGCATGAAGGATGCCGGCGCTTCGCTTGCACTGACCTATCGGCTGACCGATCACTGGCTGGTGACGGCAACCGGCGGCTATACGCGGCTGCTCAGCGATGCAGATCGCGCGCCGATCGTGAAGCTGCGCGGATCGCCCGACCAATGGCAGGGCGGCCTCTTTGTCGCTTATCACTTCTGA
- a CDS encoding response regulator, whose protein sequence is MATARLPHILVVDDDRQIRTMLARYLGDHGLRVTMAADGREMMALFGGHQFDVVILDVMMPGDDGFTLCQRLRARSTVPIILLTARDTETDRVIGLELGADDYVPKPFNPRELLARIRAALRRATMMRERADSGTAIQHRYRFDDWTLDLARRSLVSPRGARVDLTTGEFDLLAALVQHPHHVLSRDQLLDLVHGRSNLNIDRSIDVQISRLRRKIEEDPQEPMLIKTVRNGGYVFTARVTAGTPIDD, encoded by the coding sequence ATGGCGACCGCGCGCTTACCTCATATCCTTGTTGTGGATGACGATCGTCAGATCCGGACGATGCTTGCCCGCTATCTCGGCGATCATGGCCTGCGCGTCACCATGGCGGCAGACGGGCGTGAGATGATGGCGCTGTTCGGGGGCCATCAGTTCGATGTGGTGATCCTCGACGTGATGATGCCGGGCGACGACGGCTTCACCTTGTGCCAGCGGTTGCGCGCACGCAGCACCGTGCCGATCATCCTGCTCACCGCGCGCGACACCGAAACCGACCGGGTCATCGGACTGGAACTGGGCGCGGACGATTACGTGCCCAAGCCGTTCAACCCGCGCGAACTGCTCGCGCGGATCCGCGCCGCATTGCGCCGTGCGACGATGATGCGCGAGCGCGCCGACAGCGGAACCGCGATTCAGCATCGCTATCGCTTTGACGACTGGACGCTGGATCTGGCTCGACGTTCGCTCGTCTCTCCGCGCGGCGCGCGGGTCGATCTCACGACCGGTGAGTTCGACCTGCTTGCCGCGCTGGTCCAGCACCCTCATCATGTACTGAGCCGCGATCAGCTGCTCGATCTGGTCCATGGCCGCAGCAATCTCAACATCGATCGCAGCATCGATGTGCAGATCAGCCGGTTGCGTCGCAAGATCGAGGAAGATCCGCAGGAACCGATGCTGATCAAGACGGTGCGTAATGGCGGCTATGTCTTCACCGCTCGCGTTACAGCCGGGACGCCGATTGATGATTGA
- a CDS encoding sensor histidine kinase, whose product MIDLGRHLARLRLAPRIGLAILLTVIAAYLLNQALRAMIPPPPFLFVQRTWLIDAVAEGTKAARLPAIDRSAQFGQLPAARYLDFTVHRTPPPDDDRGPELGRQLRQSIADRLGLSLDRVRVATRTFDQDNVERSARTTVAIIPELPAMLTAETLASNESSVLGDLLMSVRLDDGTWLSVTQRSRGGPWRHYVRYTFGMLGYLLIIILFSMWIARSIVAPLSRLAAAAEQLGRNHEPTLITGMRLPEYVAIADTFNTMQLRLKRFIDERMGMLAAISHDLRTPLTRLRLMAEYVDDREQRELLLLNVGEMETMVADALAFMAAEARREPIETLDVSALLISLADDFGDMGEDVGYSGPERIDLPCRPIALKRAFSNLIGNGCKYGGAVRIMLDAAPDAVIVDIHDNGAGIPPDQVERAFTPFERLETSRSRETGGSGLGLSISRDIVRGHGGDIDFIWPENGFIVRVTLPRPDSRNMIATRRQAGPSPRS is encoded by the coding sequence ATGATTGACCTGGGACGGCACCTCGCCCGACTGCGGCTCGCGCCACGCATCGGCCTGGCCATTCTGCTGACCGTGATCGCGGCCTATCTGCTCAATCAGGCGTTGCGCGCGATGATTCCGCCACCGCCCTTTCTGTTCGTACAGCGCACTTGGCTGATCGACGCCGTCGCCGAGGGTACGAAGGCCGCACGACTGCCGGCCATCGATCGCTCCGCTCAGTTCGGCCAGCTTCCGGCAGCGCGTTATCTCGACTTCACGGTCCACCGTACGCCGCCGCCCGACGATGATCGGGGCCCCGAACTGGGCCGGCAATTGCGCCAGTCGATCGCAGATAGACTCGGCCTTTCACTCGATCGCGTGCGGGTCGCGACACGTACGTTCGACCAGGACAATGTGGAACGCAGCGCCCGCACCACCGTGGCGATCATTCCTGAATTGCCGGCGATGCTGACTGCCGAGACTCTGGCCAGCAATGAAAGCAGCGTCCTTGGCGACCTGCTGATGTCGGTGCGGCTGGACGATGGCACATGGCTGTCCGTCACGCAGCGCAGCCGGGGCGGGCCGTGGCGCCACTATGTCCGCTATACCTTCGGCATGCTCGGTTATCTGCTGATCATCATCCTCTTTTCGATGTGGATTGCCCGCAGCATCGTCGCCCCGCTCAGCCGGCTCGCCGCGGCGGCGGAGCAATTGGGCCGCAATCACGAACCGACCCTCATCACTGGCATGCGCCTGCCTGAATATGTCGCGATCGCCGACACCTTCAACACCATGCAGTTGCGGTTGAAACGCTTCATCGACGAACGCATGGGGATGCTTGCCGCCATTTCGCACGATTTGCGCACGCCGCTCACCCGGCTCCGCCTGATGGCCGAATATGTCGATGACCGCGAACAGCGCGAGCTGCTGCTGCTCAATGTCGGTGAGATGGAGACGATGGTTGCCGATGCACTTGCCTTCATGGCGGCCGAGGCGCGGCGCGAACCGATCGAGACACTGGACGTATCCGCGTTGCTGATCAGCCTGGCCGACGATTTCGGCGATATGGGGGAGGATGTCGGCTATTCGGGCCCTGAACGCATCGACCTGCCGTGCCGCCCGATCGCTCTCAAGCGCGCCTTTTCCAACCTGATCGGCAATGGCTGCAAATATGGCGGCGCAGTGCGGATCATGCTCGATGCCGCGCCCGATGCGGTGATCGTCGACATCCATGACAATGGTGCGGGGATCCCGCCCGATCAGGTCGAACGCGCCTTCACCCCGTTCGAGCGGCTCGAAACCTCGCGCAGCCGCGAAACCGGTGGGTCGGGCCTGGGACTTTCGATCAGCCGCGACATCGTTCGCGGTCATGGCGGGGATATCGATTTTATCTGGCCCGAGAACGGTTTTATCGTCCGGGTGACTCTGCCCCGACCCGATTCCCGCAATATGATAGCCACCCGCCGTCAAGCCGGTCCGTCGCCGCGGTCATAG
- a CDS encoding outer membrane beta-barrel protein — translation MKIKFLLASVAMLAVATPAMAQDATEEFKGGARVEARVGVDHVRLSFDGDSVGRTGFDYGVEAGYDAALSGFVVGAYAGIEGSTTKACELGTCLKAGRNITAGVRVGGVVGKGLLYAKGGYSNGRLSIEDTDLAGNADGFHLGVGYEVNVSANTYVKAEYVYTNYSVGDIAGDDLDLQRHQGLIGVGFRF, via the coding sequence ATGAAGATCAAGTTCTTGTTGGCATCCGTTGCCATGCTTGCAGTCGCCACGCCCGCAATGGCGCAGGACGCGACCGAAGAATTCAAGGGCGGTGCCCGCGTCGAAGCGCGCGTCGGCGTCGATCATGTCCGCCTCAGCTTCGACGGTGACAGCGTGGGCCGGACCGGTTTCGACTATGGCGTCGAAGCTGGTTATGACGCGGCACTGTCGGGCTTCGTGGTTGGCGCTTATGCCGGCATCGAAGGGTCGACCACCAAGGCATGCGAACTCGGCACCTGCCTCAAGGCCGGCCGTAACATCACTGCCGGTGTTCGCGTCGGTGGCGTGGTTGGCAAGGGTCTGCTCTATGCCAAGGGTGGCTACAGCAACGGCCGTCTGTCGATCGAAGATACCGATCTCGCCGGCAATGCCGACGGCTTCCACCTCGGTGTGGGCTATGAAGTCAATGTCAGCGCCAACACCTATGTGAAGGCCGAGTATGTCTACACCAACTACAGCGTTGGCGACATCGCTGGCGACGATCTCGACCTTCAGCGTCACCAGGGCCTGATCGGCGTTGGTTTCCGCTTCTGA